From one bacterium Scap17 genomic stretch:
- the rsgA gene encoding small ribosomal subunit biogenesis GTPase RsgA, whose translation MSKRKLSRQQQWRIEKVQAERTKRAEKRETQDRDKLDAGEYGPEQHGRVIAHYGRSLEVESESGSLHRCHLRANLETLVTGDRVIWREASDASGVVVARGARTTELERPDMRGVLKPVAANIDQILIVFAAEPAPQPNLIDRYLIAAEATGITPVLVLNKVDLLPESGGELRDLLARYEALGYEVVACTTRGESGLDALKAQLSDRTSVFVGQSGVGKSSLIGMLLPREEVRVGPLSTESRQGTHTTTTAWLYHMPDGGDLIDSPGIREFGLVHLTPEQVTDGFREFHDYLGYCRFRDCKHEKEPGCALLQAVDNGEIGRVRFESYKKILLSLTES comes from the coding sequence ATGAGTAAACGCAAGCTAAGCCGCCAGCAGCAATGGCGAATCGAGAAGGTGCAGGCCGAGCGTACCAAGCGCGCCGAAAAGCGCGAGACGCAGGACCGCGACAAGCTCGACGCCGGCGAATATGGCCCGGAGCAGCATGGCCGTGTCATCGCCCACTACGGGCGCAGCCTGGAAGTCGAGAGCGAATCCGGCAGCCTGCATCGCTGCCACCTGCGCGCCAACCTCGAGACGTTGGTCACCGGAGACCGGGTCATCTGGCGCGAGGCCAGCGATGCCAGCGGCGTCGTCGTCGCGCGTGGCGCACGCACCACCGAGCTTGAACGCCCCGACATGCGTGGCGTGCTCAAGCCGGTGGCGGCCAACATCGACCAGATCCTGATCGTGTTCGCCGCCGAACCCGCCCCGCAGCCCAACCTGATCGATCGCTATCTGATCGCCGCGGAAGCCACCGGCATCACGCCGGTGCTGGTGCTCAACAAGGTCGACCTGCTGCCGGAAAGCGGCGGTGAGCTGCGCGACCTGCTGGCGCGCTATGAGGCACTCGGCTACGAAGTCGTCGCCTGTACCACGCGTGGCGAATCGGGGCTCGATGCCCTCAAGGCCCAGCTCAGCGACCGCACCTCAGTCTTCGTCGGCCAGAGTGGCGTCGGCAAGTCGTCCCTGATCGGCATGCTGCTGCCCAGGGAAGAGGTTCGCGTCGGCCCGCTGTCGACCGAATCACGCCAGGGCACGCACACCACCACCACCGCCTGGCTCTATCACATGCCGGATGGCGGTGACCTGATCGACTCGCCCGGTATCCGTGAATTCGGCCTGGTGCACCTGACTCCCGAGCAGGTCACCGACGGCTTCCGCGAGTTCCACGATTATCTCGGCTATTGCCGCTTCCGCGACTGCAAGCACGAGAAGGAACCGGGCTGCGCCCTGCTGCAGGCCGTGGACAATGGTGAGATCGGCCGCGTGCGCTTCGAGAGCTACAAGAAGATTCTGCTCTCGCTGACCGAGAGCTGA
- a CDS encoding oligoribonuclease, which produces MANPTEQADRLIWIDLEMTGLDPAHERIIEVATLVTDGDLNLIAEGPVLAVHQPDSLLEAMDEWNTRTHGESGLVKRVKESQVDTAEAERQTLEFLARHVAAGASPMCGNSVHQDRRFLQHEMPLLEAFFHYRNIDVSTLKELAKRWNPAALDGFKKRATHQAMDDIRESLAELAHYRKTFLKLTQQGIV; this is translated from the coding sequence ATGGCAAACCCCACCGAGCAGGCCGACCGCCTCATCTGGATCGACCTGGAAATGACCGGTCTCGACCCGGCGCATGAGCGCATCATCGAGGTGGCCACGCTGGTCACCGACGGCGACCTCAACCTGATCGCCGAAGGCCCGGTGCTGGCCGTGCATCAGCCGGACAGCCTGCTGGAGGCGATGGATGAGTGGAATACGCGCACCCATGGTGAATCCGGGCTGGTGAAGCGCGTCAAGGAAAGTCAGGTGGATACCGCCGAAGCCGAACGCCAGACTCTCGAGTTCCTGGCCCGGCACGTGGCGGCAGGCGCCTCGCCGATGTGTGGCAACAGCGTGCATCAGGACCGCCGCTTCCTGCAGCACGAGATGCCGCTGCTGGAAGCATTCTTCCACTACCGCAACATCGATGTCTCGACCCTGAAAGAGCTGGCCAAGCGCTGGAATCCGGCCGCGCTCGACGGCTTCAAGAAGCGTGCGACTCACCAGGCGATGGACGATATCCGCGAATCCCTGGCGGAGCTTGCGCATTACCGCAAGACCTTCCTCAAGCTGACCCAGCAGGGCATCGTCTGA
- a CDS encoding TIGR02647 family protein: MPSPYDDELHLLCLFPHDAALKGLKIRHDASPDMVAAAERLHAKGLTTLPDGGYLTSVGREAAEHAHRLNDLLHVPMAMTGT; encoded by the coding sequence ATGCCGTCACCCTATGACGATGAACTGCACCTGCTGTGCCTGTTTCCGCACGATGCCGCTCTCAAGGGGTTGAAGATTCGCCACGATGCCAGCCCCGACATGGTGGCCGCCGCCGAGCGTCTGCATGCCAAGGGATTGACCACGCTGCCGGATGGCGGCTATCTGACGTCGGTGGGCCGTGAGGCCGCCGAGCACGCCCATCGTCTCAATGACCTGCTTCACGTCCCGATGGCCATGACGGGCACCTGA
- the epmB gene encoding EF-P beta-lysylation protein EpmB, with amino-acid sequence MITRTPASLHTIPHNSHESRASEAFSTAAEPPSAPNDWRAQLRDVIRSPQALLERLGLEREWLPGARDGHELFSIRVPEAYASRIRANDPDDPLLRQVLPLDAETDVLDGYVTDPLEEAEHTPLPGLIHKYTNRVLLMASGGCAINCRYCFRRHFPYDDHQPSRAQWQDILDYLRADERIHEVILSGGDPLVSPDKRLAWLVESLGEIPHLKRLRIHTRLPVVIPDRVNDELLGWLGTTRLQKVLVIHTNHANELDDAVAAAMTRLKSAGVTLLNQGVILRGVNDSVGVQTALAERLFECGVLPYYLHAFDPVQGAAHFAVSDDEACNLMEALLEHLPGFLMPRLVREVPGRRSKTPLSKPIVSRTHQGVDATATAPSAPSPADDEREPSSLNLTGTIASA; translated from the coding sequence ATGATAACCCGAACCCCTGCATCCTTGCATACCATCCCGCACAACAGCCACGAAAGTCGTGCCTCAGAGGCCTTCTCGACTGCCGCTGAACCCCCGTCTGCCCCGAATGACTGGCGTGCACAGCTACGCGACGTGATCCGCTCTCCACAGGCTCTGCTGGAGCGCCTGGGGCTGGAGCGCGAGTGGCTGCCGGGCGCTCGCGACGGCCATGAGCTATTCTCGATCCGCGTGCCCGAGGCCTATGCCAGCCGCATCCGCGCCAATGACCCCGACGACCCGCTGCTGCGCCAAGTGCTGCCGCTGGACGCCGAGACCGACGTGCTCGACGGCTACGTCACCGATCCGCTGGAAGAGGCCGAACATACACCGCTGCCGGGGCTGATCCACAAATACACCAATCGGGTGCTGCTGATGGCCAGCGGTGGCTGCGCGATCAACTGCCGCTACTGCTTTCGCCGTCACTTCCCCTATGACGACCATCAGCCCAGCCGCGCGCAATGGCAGGATATCCTCGACTACCTGCGCGCCGACGAGCGCATCCACGAGGTGATCCTGTCCGGCGGCGACCCGCTGGTCTCGCCCGACAAGCGCCTGGCATGGCTGGTGGAGTCGCTGGGCGAGATTCCACATCTCAAGCGTCTGCGCATCCACACACGCCTGCCGGTGGTGATTCCGGACCGCGTCAATGACGAGCTGCTCGGCTGGCTGGGCACCACACGCCTGCAGAAGGTGCTGGTCATTCACACCAACCATGCCAACGAGCTGGATGATGCCGTCGCTGCCGCCATGACTCGCCTCAAGAGCGCCGGCGTCACCCTGCTCAACCAGGGCGTCATCCTGCGTGGCGTCAATGACAGCGTGGGAGTGCAGACAGCCCTCGCCGAGCGCCTCTTCGAGTGCGGCGTACTGCCCTACTACCTGCATGCCTTTGATCCGGTGCAGGGCGCCGCCCACTTCGCGGTCAGCGATGACGAGGCCTGCAACCTGATGGAAGCGCTGCTTGAGCACCTGCCCGGCTTCCTGATGCCGCGCCTGGTACGTGAAGTGCCCGGCCGACGCTCCAAGACACCTCTGTCCAAGCCCATAGTGTCCAGGACACATCAGGGAGTCGACGCCACCGCCACTGCCCCTTCGGCGCCTTCTCCTGCGGACGACGAGCGCGAGCCATCTTCGCTCAACCTGACGGGTACCATCGCCAGTGCGTGA
- the efp gene encoding elongation factor P: MANYSTNEFKSGLKVMLDNDPCAIVDNELVKPGKGQAFNRVKLRNLKTGRVWERTFKSGESIEAADVMEVDMEYLYTDGEMWHFMRTDGSFEQYAVDGKALGDNVKWLKEQVVYTITLWNDNAIAVTPPNFIELEVVETDPGLKGDTANGGSKPATLSSGAVVRVPLFINQGEVLKVDTRSAEYVSRA, from the coding sequence ATGGCCAACTATTCTACCAACGAATTCAAGTCCGGTCTGAAAGTGATGCTGGACAATGATCCCTGTGCCATCGTCGATAACGAACTGGTCAAGCCGGGCAAGGGGCAGGCCTTCAACCGCGTCAAGCTGCGCAACCTGAAGACCGGTCGTGTATGGGAGCGTACTTTCAAGTCCGGCGAGAGCATCGAAGCCGCCGATGTCATGGAAGTCGACATGGAATACCTCTACACCGACGGTGAGATGTGGCACTTCATGCGTACCGATGGCTCCTTCGAGCAGTACGCCGTCGATGGCAAGGCGCTGGGCGACAACGTCAAGTGGCTGAAGGAGCAGGTCGTCTACACCATCACGCTGTGGAACGACAACGCGATTGCCGTGACGCCGCCGAACTTCATCGAACTGGAAGTCGTCGAGACGGACCCTGGCCTCAAGGGGGATACCGCCAATGGTGGCTCCAAGCCGGCGACCCTGTCTTCCGGTGCCGTAGTGCGTGTGCCGCTGTTCATCAACCAGGGCGAAGTCCTCAAGGTTGATACCCGCAGCGCCGAGTACGTGTCTCGCGCCTGA
- the psd gene encoding phosphatidylserine decarboxylase (Phosphatidylserine decarboxylase is synthesized as a single chain precursor. Generation of the pyruvoyl active site from a Ser is coupled to cleavage of a Gly-Ser bond between the larger (beta) and smaller (alpha chains). It is an integral membrane protein.), which translates to MDRAKLFSLSQYPLPQHLISRLIGRVAACTNPWVKNTFIERFIKAYGVNMNEALEENPRAYACFNDFFTRALKADARPIGEGLVSPADGVLSQFGNIDHGTLVQAKGQAFSLTQLLGGSEARAAPFRNGRFATVYLSPKDYHRVHMPVAGRLIEMAYVPGRLFSVNEATAKHVPGLFARNERLVCIFETEHGPMAMVLVGAMIVAAIKTVWSGQITPLSGDVETTRFDQLIELARGAEMGRFQLGSTVVMCFPDSVEFDDALTPGQKVSMGQSLGMRPSATAPAESEAHAAETAQGTPTTDEK; encoded by the coding sequence GTGGATCGCGCCAAGCTGTTTTCCCTGAGCCAGTACCCACTGCCCCAGCACCTGATCTCACGCCTCATCGGCCGTGTCGCCGCCTGCACCAATCCGTGGGTCAAGAACACCTTCATCGAGCGTTTCATCAAGGCCTACGGCGTCAACATGAACGAGGCGCTCGAGGAGAATCCGCGTGCCTACGCCTGCTTCAATGACTTCTTCACCCGTGCCCTCAAGGCGGACGCCCGCCCCATCGGTGAAGGCCTGGTGTCACCGGCCGATGGCGTACTGTCCCAGTTCGGCAACATCGACCACGGCACCCTGGTACAGGCCAAGGGTCAGGCGTTCTCGCTGACCCAGCTGCTGGGTGGCAGTGAAGCGCGTGCCGCGCCCTTCCGCAACGGTCGCTTCGCCACCGTCTACCTGTCACCGAAGGACTACCATCGCGTTCATATGCCGGTGGCCGGGCGTCTGATCGAGATGGCCTACGTTCCGGGGCGCCTGTTCTCGGTCAACGAAGCCACTGCCAAGCACGTACCGGGCCTCTTCGCGCGCAACGAACGCCTGGTCTGCATCTTCGAGACCGAGCATGGCCCGATGGCCATGGTGCTGGTGGGCGCGATGATCGTCGCGGCGATCAAGACCGTCTGGAGTGGTCAGATCACGCCGCTTTCCGGTGATGTCGAGACGACCCGTTTCGATCAACTCATCGAGCTGGCGCGCGGCGCCGAGATGGGTCGCTTCCAGCTCGGTTCCACCGTAGTGATGTGCTTCCCGGACAGCGTCGAGTTCGATGACGCCCTGACGCCGGGCCAGAAGGTCAGCATGGGACAGTCACTCGGCATGCGTCCGTCTGCGACAGCACCAGCCGAGTCAGAAGCGCATGCGGCAGAGACGGCGCAGGGCACGCCGACCACAGACGAGAAATAA
- a CDS encoding sulfurtransferase, whose protein sequence is MSHDSSHPSPSEADLLPLIVEPQQLAEMLDHPDIVIVDVPLKAESHARHVPGARLLDFKQLVGSNDDDIPGVPSPEALSEVMSALGITRDSHVVAYDDEGGGWAGRLLWTLALLGHTRYSYLNGGLHAWQGDGLPLSDATSDWSPSEYHAAYMDASVMATREDILDRLAAEDPQNSVVIWDARSAEEYRGEKGQNARLGHIPGAVHFEWTEAMDRERNLRIRDYAELMTELGARGLNPEQHIVTHCQSHHRSGLTWLVGQALGFSDVRAYPGSWKEWGNRDDTPIER, encoded by the coding sequence ATGTCTCACGATTCTTCACATCCTTCCCCCTCGGAAGCCGACCTGCTGCCCTTGATCGTCGAACCGCAGCAGCTCGCGGAAATGCTCGACCATCCTGATATCGTGATCGTCGATGTGCCGCTGAAAGCCGAGAGCCATGCGCGTCACGTGCCCGGCGCTCGCCTGCTCGACTTCAAGCAGCTGGTCGGCAGCAATGACGATGACATTCCCGGCGTGCCGAGCCCCGAGGCGCTGTCTGAGGTGATGTCAGCCCTTGGCATCACCCGTGACAGCCATGTGGTGGCCTATGACGATGAAGGAGGCGGCTGGGCCGGACGCCTGCTGTGGACCCTGGCGCTGCTCGGCCATACCCGTTACAGCTACCTCAATGGTGGCCTGCACGCATGGCAAGGCGATGGCCTGCCGCTGAGTGACGCCACCAGCGACTGGAGTCCCAGCGAGTATCACGCCGCCTACATGGACGCCAGCGTGATGGCGACGCGGGAGGACATTCTCGATCGGCTGGCGGCCGAGGATCCGCAGAACAGCGTCGTGATCTGGGATGCACGCTCGGCGGAGGAATATCGCGGCGAGAAGGGCCAGAACGCCCGCCTCGGCCATATTCCGGGCGCCGTGCATTTCGAGTGGACCGAGGCCATGGACCGTGAGCGCAACCTGCGCATCCGCGACTATGCGGAGCTGATGACCGAACTGGGCGCTCGCGGCCTCAACCCCGAACAGCACATCGTGACACACTGCCAGAGCCATCACCGCTCCGGCCTGACCTGGCTGGTGGGTCAGGCGCTTGGCTTCAGCGATGTGCGCGCCTATCCGGGCTCCTGGAAGGAATGGGGCAACCGTGACGATACGCCCATCGAGCGCTGA
- the genX gene encoding EF-P lysine aminoacylase GenX has protein sequence MVEDWAPTVTRERLVQRARLISEVRTFFAERGVLEVETPVLGRAGSTDVGLASLSLAAQLPGERERVPLWLQTSPEFHMKRLLAAGSGPIFQIARAFRDGEVSRRHNPEFCMLEWYRPGMNLEALMTETCELIRRVMTLGAQLTGQPSLLSESQDAQARPAITPYRALFRRVLSLDPFTATLEELRAACARECEVAADDWSHETCLDALMSLVIEPTLGSGSQGAEAQGQAIVELVTEYPAAQAALARKHQDSEGDWVASRFEAYVAGIELANGYDELTDASEQAVRFAEDNAARIAQGLPEVAADQRLLAALQAGMPTGSGVALGLDRLIMLALGERDISAVIAFPASRA, from the coding sequence CTGGTAGAGGACTGGGCGCCCACTGTCACGCGCGAGCGACTCGTCCAGCGTGCGCGTCTGATCAGCGAGGTGCGCACCTTCTTCGCCGAGCGTGGAGTGCTGGAGGTGGAAACGCCGGTGCTGGGGCGGGCCGGTTCGACGGATGTCGGTCTCGCGTCATTGTCCTTGGCCGCGCAGCTGCCGGGTGAGCGTGAGCGCGTGCCGCTGTGGCTGCAGACCTCGCCGGAATTTCACATGAAGCGCCTGCTGGCGGCCGGTAGTGGACCGATCTTCCAGATCGCGCGTGCCTTCCGTGATGGCGAGGTCAGCCGTCGCCATAATCCCGAGTTCTGCATGCTGGAGTGGTACCGCCCCGGCATGAATCTTGAGGCGCTGATGACGGAGACTTGCGAGCTGATCCGGCGCGTGATGACGCTCGGGGCACAGCTGACCGGCCAGCCGTCGCTGCTCAGTGAGTCTCAGGATGCCCAGGCCAGGCCTGCTATCACGCCTTACCGTGCACTGTTTCGCCGTGTGCTGTCGCTGGACCCCTTCACGGCCACGCTCGAGGAGCTGCGAGCCGCCTGTGCGCGCGAATGTGAGGTCGCGGCTGATGACTGGTCGCATGAGACCTGCCTGGATGCGCTGATGAGCCTGGTGATCGAGCCGACTCTTGGCTCAGGGTCACAGGGCGCAGAAGCGCAGGGACAAGCTATCGTGGAGCTGGTCACCGAGTATCCGGCTGCGCAGGCTGCCTTGGCGCGCAAGCACCAGGACAGTGAGGGTGATTGGGTGGCATCGCGCTTCGAGGCCTACGTGGCGGGCATCGAGCTGGCCAACGGCTATGACGAGCTGACTGATGCCAGTGAGCAGGCGGTGCGCTTTGCCGAAGACAATGCCGCGCGAATTGCCCAGGGGCTGCCTGAGGTAGCGGCGGACCAGCGCCTGTTGGCGGCCCTGCAGGCGGGAATGCCCACGGGGAGCGGGGTGGCGTTGGGGCTGGATCGTCTGATCATGCTGGCGCTGGGAGAGCGCGATATCTCGGCGGTCATCGCTTTCCCGGCATCACGTGCTTGA
- the serB gene encoding phosphoserine phosphatase SerB, with protein sequence MTQRILIRATGTARPGQLAGLGQALARSGARLLDINQSVTFGLVSLEALVALGAESDLEAALAAAGEQLGLDVQAVQVGAEEYARWSHQAERPRWILTLLAPRLPAGILAEVGGLTAEFGITVELMHRLSGREPLDGESPAEGACVECWLRLPESDTDINALREKALALGALHGVDIAIQEDDIWRRHRRLICFDMDSTLIQTEVIDELARRHGVGEEVSEVTERAMRGELDFKQSFRERMSKLEGLDESVLADIAANLPLMDGVERLMANLKALGYRTAILSGGFTYFARHLQQLLGFDEIHANELVIVNGKVTGEVREPIVDAERKALLLREIAERHGLRMEQTIAVGDGANDLKMLAEAGLGIAFRAKPLVREQARQSISTLGLDAVLYLMGYRQQDLEH encoded by the coding sequence ATGACACAACGTATCTTGATCCGTGCCACCGGTACGGCTCGTCCAGGACAGCTGGCAGGGCTTGGTCAGGCGCTGGCGCGCAGCGGCGCACGACTGCTGGACATCAATCAGAGCGTGACCTTCGGGCTGGTGTCGCTGGAAGCGCTGGTGGCTCTCGGTGCGGAGTCCGATCTGGAGGCCGCGCTGGCCGCCGCCGGTGAACAGCTGGGGCTGGATGTGCAGGCCGTGCAGGTCGGTGCTGAGGAATACGCGCGCTGGAGCCATCAGGCGGAGCGCCCGCGCTGGATTCTGACGCTGCTGGCACCACGCCTGCCCGCCGGCATTCTGGCCGAGGTCGGTGGCCTGACAGCCGAATTCGGGATCACCGTCGAGCTGATGCATCGTCTGTCGGGGCGTGAGCCGCTGGATGGCGAGTCACCAGCCGAAGGTGCCTGTGTCGAGTGCTGGCTGCGCCTGCCGGAGAGTGACACCGACATCAACGCCCTGCGCGAGAAGGCGCTGGCGCTGGGCGCGCTGCACGGTGTCGATATCGCGATCCAGGAAGATGATATATGGCGTCGTCATCGCCGCCTGATCTGCTTCGACATGGATTCGACGCTGATTCAGACCGAGGTGATCGACGAGCTGGCGCGTCGTCACGGTGTCGGCGAGGAAGTCTCGGAAGTCACTGAACGGGCCATGCGGGGCGAGCTGGACTTCAAGCAAAGCTTCCGCGAACGCATGAGCAAGCTGGAAGGCCTGGATGAGTCGGTGCTGGCCGATATCGCCGCCAATCTGCCGCTGATGGATGGGGTCGAGCGCCTGATGGCCAACCTCAAGGCGCTGGGCTATCGCACCGCGATCCTGTCCGGCGGCTTCACCTACTTCGCGCGTCATCTTCAGCAGCTGCTGGGCTTCGATGAGATCCACGCCAATGAGCTGGTGATCGTCAATGGCAAGGTCACCGGTGAAGTGCGTGAACCGATCGTCGATGCCGAGCGCAAGGCATTGCTGCTGCGCGAGATCGCCGAGCGTCATGGCCTGCGCATGGAGCAGACCATCGCCGTCGGTGACGGTGCCAATGACCTCAAGATGCTGGCCGAGGCGGGGCTGGGCATCGCCTTCCGTGCCAAGCCGCTGGTGCGTGAACAGGCGCGTCAGTCGATCTCGACCCTGGGTCTGGACGCCGTGCTCTACCTGATGGGCTATCGCCAGCAGGACCTCGAGCACTGA
- a CDS encoding 5-carboxymethyl-2-hydroxymuconate Delta-isomerase, translated as MPHLVIDYADSLAPSLDMDAIMDDLHAAAMQSGLFKETDIKVRAESWRHWRLAGNQAPLAHKHGFVNLHCHQLEGRSDDDKSRLADILMEALKPHCEAAREVSVEIVEITRATYRKHKA; from the coding sequence ATGCCTCATCTCGTCATTGATTATGCCGACAGTCTGGCCCCCAGCCTCGACATGGACGCGATCATGGATGACCTGCATGCCGCTGCCATGCAAAGTGGCCTGTTCAAGGAAACCGACATCAAGGTGCGCGCGGAAAGCTGGCGACACTGGCGTCTGGCCGGCAATCAGGCACCGCTGGCGCACAAGCACGGCTTCGTCAATCTGCACTGCCATCAGCTGGAAGGCCGCAGCGATGACGACAAGTCACGTCTGGCGGATATCCTGATGGAAGCCCTCAAACCTCACTGCGAGGCAGCCCGCGAAGTCAGCGTGGAGATCGTCGAGATCACCCGGGCGACCTATCGCAAGCACAAGGCCTGA
- a CDS encoding NCS2 family permease — protein MLERLFSLRAEGTTTRTEVLAGIATFMASMYIIVVNPGILSAAGVPFSAALTATVLVSFFGSLMMGLYARNPILVAPGMGINALFAYTMVLGGGMSWEVALGCVFWAGVIFAVLAMFNVRRLVIDAIPAQLRYAIACGIGLFITLIGLVNAKLIVSNPVTVVSVAPMTPSLVVFLLGLALTAILVAKRIHGALIIGIIVTTLMATTIGRLWGDGSAYFPPEIAQPTLVNFTGIFAAPDFSGLLALDLLGSLKVAYAPFIFVILFTVFFDALSTFMAVAEAGNLKDENGDPRNIRRSMMVDAFSALVSAPLGTSPANAYIESAAGISQGGRTGLVAVVVALCFLPFLFLAPLLSLVPSIATAPALILVGVFMMEPIGKIHWHQFDDAIPAFIAMVMIPLTYSITHGIVYGFLSFVVIKLGVGKAREIRPTMWVLFALSLLLLLEG, from the coding sequence TTGCTCGAGCGCCTATTCTCACTGCGTGCCGAAGGCACCACGACGCGCACGGAAGTGCTGGCGGGCATCGCCACCTTCATGGCGTCGATGTACATCATCGTGGTCAATCCCGGCATCCTGTCAGCCGCCGGCGTGCCATTCAGTGCGGCCCTCACGGCGACCGTGCTGGTCAGCTTCTTCGGCAGCCTGATGATGGGCCTGTACGCGCGCAACCCGATCCTGGTCGCGCCGGGCATGGGCATCAATGCCCTGTTCGCCTACACCATGGTGCTGGGCGGCGGCATGAGCTGGGAGGTCGCGCTGGGCTGCGTCTTCTGGGCCGGTGTCATCTTCGCGGTACTGGCCATGTTCAACGTTCGCCGCCTGGTGATCGATGCGATTCCCGCTCAGCTCCGCTACGCCATCGCCTGTGGTATCGGCCTGTTCATCACCTTGATCGGCCTGGTGAATGCCAAGCTGATCGTCTCCAACCCGGTCACCGTGGTCAGTGTCGCGCCGATGACGCCCTCGCTGGTGGTCTTCCTGCTGGGGCTGGCGCTGACCGCCATCCTGGTCGCGAAGCGCATTCACGGCGCACTGATCATCGGCATCATCGTCACGACCCTGATGGCGACCACCATCGGGCGTCTGTGGGGGGATGGCAGCGCCTACTTCCCGCCGGAGATCGCCCAACCGACGCTGGTCAACTTCACCGGTATCTTCGCTGCGCCTGATTTCAGCGGCCTGCTGGCGCTGGACCTGCTCGGTTCGCTCAAGGTGGCCTATGCGCCGTTCATCTTCGTCATCCTGTTCACGGTGTTCTTCGATGCGCTCTCGACCTTCATGGCGGTGGCCGAGGCGGGCAACCTGAAGGACGAGAATGGTGACCCGCGCAATATCCGACGCTCGATGATGGTCGATGCCTTCTCGGCGCTGGTGTCCGCGCCACTCGGCACCAGTCCGGCGAACGCCTACATTGAATCTGCGGCCGGTATCAGTCAGGGCGGACGCACCGGGCTGGTCGCGGTGGTGGTGGCGCTCTGCTTCCTGCCGTTCCTGTTCCTGGCGCCGCTGCTGTCGCTGGTGCCGTCCATCGCGACTGCCCCGGCGCTGATCCTGGTCGGCGTGTTCATGATGGAGCCGATCGGCAAGATCCACTGGCACCAGTTCGATGATGCGATCCCGGCCTTCATCGCCATGGTGATGATTCCGCTGACCTACTCCATCACCCACGGTATCGTGTACGGTTTCCTGAGCTTCGTGGTCATTAAGCTCGGTGTCGGCAAGGCGCGCGAGATTCGCCCGACCATGTGGGTGCTGTTCGCGCTGTCACTGCTGCTGTTGCTGGAAGGCTAG